One stretch of Corynebacterium callunae DSM 20147 DNA includes these proteins:
- a CDS encoding TetR family transcriptional regulator, which yields MLGIVQLNKESIIDAAVLLLNSYGLSDMTMRRVAKQLEVAPGALYWHFKNKQELIDATARRVLAPLLEPDVQGRVEKQSAQDTCAQLRALMVSYRDGAEVVSAALSSPTLRSDLESIIARSLDTPDEVGAFTLLHFVVGAVLAEQTQLQLQELTGEEGTPVDFEQRFSTGVQIIIVGLESIRHIR from the coding sequence ATGCTGGGAATCGTGCAGTTAAATAAAGAATCCATCATTGACGCCGCAGTGTTACTTCTCAACTCATATGGCCTGTCAGATATGACCATGCGCCGAGTGGCGAAACAGCTCGAAGTTGCCCCCGGTGCGCTCTATTGGCATTTTAAAAACAAACAGGAGCTTATCGACGCCACCGCGCGCCGGGTACTCGCCCCCCTCCTGGAGCCCGACGTGCAGGGGCGCGTCGAAAAGCAAAGTGCGCAGGATACCTGCGCACAGTTAAGAGCCTTGATGGTTAGTTATCGGGACGGCGCGGAGGTGGTTAGTGCTGCGTTAAGTAGCCCGACATTGCGCAGTGATTTAGAGAGCATTATTGCGCGCTCTTTGGACACCCCCGACGAAGTGGGAGCCTTTACCCTTTTACACTTTGTGGTGGGTGCAGTTTTGGCCGAACAAACCCAGCTTCAGCTGCAAGAACTTACCGGCGAAGAAGGCACTCCGGTGGATTTTGAACAACGCTTTTCCACTGGGGTACAAATCATCATTGTGGGTCTCGAGTCCATTCGCCATATAAGATAG
- a CDS encoding MFS transporter — protein sequence MWQSPGFVAVMVAVAAAFGSWSLLLPVVPLAVLSADGSSALAGATTGIFMAATVVTQIFTPAALRRIGYTPVMTFAAFMLGVPAIGYIFSMEPAPVLLVSALRGIGFGALTVAESALIAELVPARFLGKASGMLGVYIGLSQMLFLPTGLALGAKFGYDLVYLIGAGIALIAALMCLRIPRIKAAAKAAPQPLEGAAAEPQAEVPTWKLVLIPALAVTSLSMTFGAVSSFLPAAVIELDPALGAALAGIILSLTGGSAMVFRYLSGVISDRRGIPGTTMIPAQISGFIGVVLIAATIYQGWSVWLLVLGAIMFGGGFGMVQNEALLSMFFRLPRSRVSEASAMWNISYDAGTGLGSFILGIVVAALAYSGAFAAGAAVIAFGIVLTVADRIVGKYRITEFNNTRARLRQVPVARKAVQSFRQVGKRKPELFDEKPQH from the coding sequence ATGTGGCAAAGCCCAGGGTTTGTAGCTGTCATGGTTGCGGTTGCCGCAGCCTTTGGCAGCTGGTCTCTCTTATTGCCAGTAGTTCCTTTGGCAGTGCTTAGCGCAGATGGCTCCAGCGCATTGGCTGGTGCCACCACTGGCATTTTTATGGCAGCAACTGTTGTCACCCAAATTTTTACACCCGCAGCACTGCGCAGAATTGGTTATACCCCAGTGATGACCTTCGCAGCATTTATGTTGGGTGTGCCGGCCATTGGCTATATTTTCAGCATGGAGCCAGCGCCAGTGCTGCTGGTTTCAGCACTAAGAGGCATTGGCTTCGGTGCATTAACTGTCGCCGAGTCTGCGCTCATTGCAGAGCTCGTACCAGCGCGCTTTTTGGGCAAGGCCTCTGGCATGTTGGGCGTTTATATTGGACTTTCTCAAATGCTATTCCTACCCACCGGTCTAGCTCTGGGCGCTAAATTTGGCTATGACCTGGTGTATCTCATCGGCGCGGGAATTGCGCTAATTGCTGCGCTCATGTGCCTGCGTATTCCACGCATTAAAGCTGCTGCCAAAGCTGCACCGCAACCCCTCGAGGGCGCCGCAGCAGAACCTCAAGCAGAGGTGCCTACCTGGAAATTGGTCCTTATCCCTGCATTAGCCGTGACCTCATTGTCCATGACCTTTGGTGCGGTTTCTTCCTTCCTGCCAGCTGCCGTTATTGAACTTGACCCCGCTTTGGGAGCCGCCCTAGCCGGCATTATTTTGTCGCTCACCGGCGGATCTGCCATGGTCTTCCGCTATTTATCCGGTGTGATTTCCGATCGTCGTGGCATTCCAGGAACCACCATGATTCCAGCGCAGATTTCCGGCTTTATTGGAGTAGTCCTTATTGCTGCGACAATCTATCAGGGCTGGTCAGTGTGGCTATTGGTGCTTGGTGCCATCATGTTTGGCGGTGGTTTTGGCATGGTGCAAAATGAAGCGCTGTTGTCCATGTTCTTCAGATTGCCTCGTTCAAGGGTCTCGGAAGCTTCTGCAATGTGGAATATTTCCTATGACGCAGGCACCGGTTTGGGCAGTTTTATTTTGGGAATTGTGGTCGCTGCCTTGGCTTATAGCGGTGCCTTTGCCGCCGGAGCCGCAGTGATTGCCTTTGGCATTGTGCTCACCGTGGCTGACCGCATTGTGGGCAAATACCGCATCACCGAATTCAACAACACCCGCGCCCGCCTGCGCCAAGTCCCAGTGGCCCGCAAAGCGGTTCAGAGTTTTAGGCAGGTTGGCAAGCGCAAACCAGAGCTTTTCGACGAAAAACCGCAGCATTAA
- the priA gene encoding bifunctional 1-(5-phosphoribosyl)-5-((5-phosphoribosylamino)methylideneamino)imidazole-4-carboxamide isomerase/phosphoribosylanthranilate isomerase PriA, with the protein MTFNILPAVDVVNGQAVRLDQGEAGTEKNYGTPLESALKWQEQGAQWLHFVDLDAAFNRGSNHEMMAEIVGKLDIDVELTGGIRDDASLERALATGARRVNIGTAALEKPEWIADVIARYGDKIAVDIAVRLEEGEWRTRGNGWVSDGGDLWEVLERLDSQGCARFVVTDVSKDGTLSGPNVELLRDVAAATDAPIVASGGISKLEDVLELAKYQDEGIDSVIIGKALYEHKFTLAEALAAVEKLG; encoded by the coding sequence ATGACTTTTAATATTCTTCCCGCAGTTGATGTAGTTAATGGCCAGGCCGTGCGTCTGGACCAAGGTGAAGCAGGAACGGAAAAGAACTATGGCACCCCTTTAGAATCCGCCCTTAAGTGGCAGGAACAGGGTGCTCAATGGCTGCACTTTGTTGACCTTGATGCCGCATTTAACCGTGGCTCCAACCACGAGATGATGGCTGAAATCGTGGGCAAGCTTGATATCGATGTTGAGCTCACCGGTGGTATCCGCGACGATGCCTCCCTCGAGCGTGCCCTTGCGACAGGTGCACGCCGCGTCAATATTGGTACCGCTGCATTGGAAAAACCAGAGTGGATTGCCGATGTTATTGCCCGCTATGGCGATAAGATCGCCGTGGATATTGCCGTGCGTCTGGAAGAAGGCGAATGGCGCACCCGTGGCAATGGCTGGGTTTCCGATGGTGGAGACCTCTGGGAGGTGCTCGAGCGTCTTGATTCCCAAGGTTGTGCACGCTTTGTAGTCACCGATGTCTCCAAAGATGGCACCCTGAGTGGACCCAATGTGGAGTTACTGCGCGATGTTGCAGCTGCCACTGATGCACCAATTGTGGCTTCTGGTGGAATCTCCAAGCTGGAAGATGTTCTTGAACTTGCCAAGTACCAGGATGAGGGCATTGATTCTGTCATCATCGGCAAGGCACTATATGAGCACAAATTCACCCTTGCTGAGGCGCTTGCGGCCGTCGAAAAGCTCGGTTAA
- the hisD gene encoding histidinol dehydrogenase produces the protein MLNVTDLRGQTPSKSDIRRALPRGGTDVVSVLPIVQPVVDDVKERGAHAALEYGEKFDHIRPASVRVPAEVLAGAEAALDPLVRASIEESIKRVRKVHAEQKPQSHTTELAPGGTVTEKFLPIDRVGLYVPGGNAVYPSSVIMNTVPAQEAGVSSLVVASPPQAEHGGWPHPTILAACSILGVTEVWAVGGGQAVALLAYGDEAEGLDPVDMITGPGNIFVTAAKRLVRGVVGTDAEAGPTEIAILADGTANPVNVAYDLISQAEHDVMAASVLITDSEGLAAAVNREIAARYSITRNADRVAQALEGKQSGIVLVDDITVGIQVADQYGAEHLEVHTENARAVAEKITNAGAIFVGDFSPVPLGDYTAGSNHVLPTSGTSRFSAGLSTHTFLRPVNLIEYDEAALKEVSDVVINFANAEDLPAHGEAIRARFETLPTTDEA, from the coding sequence ATGTTGAATGTCACTGACCTGCGCGGTCAAACACCATCCAAGAGCGATATCCGACGCGCACTGCCACGCGGAGGCACGGACGTAGTGTCCGTACTTCCCATCGTGCAGCCTGTGGTGGATGACGTAAAAGAACGCGGCGCCCATGCTGCCTTGGAATATGGCGAGAAATTTGATCATATTCGCCCCGCTTCGGTGCGGGTTCCTGCAGAGGTTCTGGCTGGTGCTGAAGCTGCTCTAGATCCCTTGGTACGCGCCTCCATCGAGGAATCCATTAAGCGGGTACGCAAAGTCCACGCTGAGCAAAAGCCACAGTCACACACCACCGAGCTGGCACCTGGTGGCACCGTCACTGAGAAATTCCTACCCATCGACCGCGTGGGACTATATGTTCCAGGTGGTAATGCCGTTTACCCATCCAGCGTCATTATGAACACCGTTCCAGCCCAAGAAGCTGGGGTATCTAGCCTGGTTGTGGCATCTCCACCACAGGCTGAGCACGGCGGTTGGCCACACCCCACCATTTTGGCAGCCTGCTCTATTTTGGGTGTGACCGAAGTGTGGGCAGTGGGCGGTGGCCAAGCGGTCGCACTATTGGCTTATGGCGATGAGGCTGAAGGGCTGGATCCAGTTGATATGATCACCGGCCCGGGAAACATCTTTGTCACCGCGGCAAAGCGTTTGGTCCGCGGTGTAGTGGGAACCGATGCAGAAGCAGGCCCCACAGAGATCGCAATTTTGGCAGATGGCACCGCCAACCCGGTCAATGTGGCATATGACCTGATCAGCCAGGCCGAACACGATGTTATGGCCGCCTCGGTTTTGATTACCGATTCTGAAGGGCTGGCAGCAGCTGTCAATCGCGAAATTGCGGCCCGCTATTCCATTACCCGCAACGCGGATCGTGTAGCTCAAGCACTGGAAGGGAAACAAAGCGGAATTGTGCTTGTCGACGACATCACCGTAGGCATCCAGGTTGCCGATCAGTACGGCGCCGAGCACCTTGAGGTGCACACCGAAAATGCGCGTGCAGTTGCGGAAAAGATCACCAATGCTGGCGCTATCTTTGTTGGCGATTTTTCCCCAGTCCCACTCGGTGATTACACCGCAGGCTCTAACCACGTGCTGCCAACCTCGGGCACCTCGCGTTTTTCTGCAGGTCTTTCCACCCACACCTTCCTACGCCCGGTAAACCTCATTGAATATGATGAAGCAGCCTTGAAGGAAGTTTCTGATGTGGTGATTAACTTTGCCAATGCAGAAGATTTGCCTGCCCACGGTGAGGCAATTCGTGCTCGCTTTGAAACTCTTCCCACCACTGATGAGGCCTAA
- a CDS encoding histidinol-phosphate transaminase: protein MTEQTLAADTTLAQLPLREELRGETAYGAPQLNVDVRLNTNENPYPPSAALVQDLVATVDKIATELNRYPERDAVELRESLAAYITKQTGVAVTKDNLWAANGSNEILQQLLQAFGGPGRSALGFQPSYSMHPILAQGTQTEFIAVARGADFRIDFDAAFAAIEKHQPDIIFVTTPNNPTGDVTSLADIERLVQVAPGIVIVDEAYAEFSPSPSATTLIAKYPSKLVVSRTMSKAFDFAGGRLGYFVAAPAFIEAVMLVRLPYHLSALSQAAAIVALRHSADTLATVEKLSQERDRVVAALLEIGFEVVPSESNFVFFGRFADQHVAWQEFLDQGVLIRDVGVAGHLRTTIGLPEENDAFLAAAQTVFDKNL from the coding sequence ATGACTGAACAAACACTCGCTGCTGATACCACGCTGGCTCAATTGCCTTTGCGTGAGGAACTCCGTGGTGAAACCGCCTATGGCGCACCACAGCTCAACGTTGATGTCCGACTTAACACCAACGAAAACCCTTATCCACCATCGGCGGCATTGGTCCAAGACCTTGTTGCCACGGTGGATAAGATTGCCACTGAACTTAACCGTTATCCAGAACGTGATGCGGTAGAGCTGCGCGAATCCTTGGCTGCGTATATCACCAAACAAACAGGAGTCGCTGTCACCAAGGACAACCTGTGGGCAGCCAATGGCTCCAATGAAATTTTGCAGCAATTACTCCAGGCCTTTGGTGGACCGGGACGCTCAGCACTAGGATTTCAGCCCAGTTACTCCATGCACCCCATTTTGGCGCAGGGCACCCAAACGGAATTTATTGCAGTCGCCCGCGGCGCAGATTTCCGCATTGATTTTGATGCAGCTTTTGCTGCGATTGAAAAGCACCAGCCCGATATCATCTTCGTGACCACCCCAAATAACCCCACCGGTGATGTCACTTCCTTGGCTGATATTGAGCGCCTGGTGCAGGTCGCGCCGGGAATCGTCATTGTGGATGAGGCCTATGCGGAGTTTTCTCCCTCACCTTCGGCTACCACTTTGATTGCAAAGTATCCTTCTAAGCTGGTGGTTTCTCGCACCATGAGTAAGGCTTTTGACTTTGCCGGTGGTCGCCTTGGCTACTTTGTGGCAGCACCTGCCTTTATTGAGGCCGTCATGCTGGTCCGTCTTCCTTATCATCTTTCAGCGCTGAGCCAAGCAGCCGCAATCGTGGCGCTGCGCCACAGTGCTGACACGCTGGCCACCGTCGAAAAGCTCTCTCAAGAACGCGACAGGGTAGTAGCTGCCCTGCTGGAAATCGGTTTTGAGGTTGTGCCAAGTGAGTCTAATTTTGTGTTCTTTGGCCGTTTTGCGGATCAGCATGTTGCCTGGCAGGAATTTTTGGATCAGGGTGTGTTGATTCGTGATGTGGGTGTAGCTGGACATTTGCGCACCACCATTGGATTGCCTGAGGAAAATGATGCTTTCTTGGCAGCCGCGCAGACCGTTTTTGATAAGAATCTTTAG
- the glgX gene encoding glycogen debranching protein GlgX, with protein MTTTSDHKYSVWPGDAYPLGSTYDGAGTNFAIFSDIADRVELCLLDENNNEIRINLEERDAHIWHCYLPGVQPGQRYGYRVHGPWNPDQGQRCDPNKLLVDPYARAFDGAFDGHPSLFSYDITNPEDPNGRNTEDSIDHTMKSVVVNPFFDWGNDRSPRKPYHETVIYEAHVKGMTMTHPDVPEELRGTYAGLSHPAIIDYLVDLGVTAIELMPVHQFLQDDRLRELGLRNYWGYNSFGFFAPYNDYAANKAPGGAVAEFKGLVRSFHEAGIEVILDVVYNHTAEGNHMGPTIAFRGIDNEAYYRLVEGDKRHYMDYTGTGNSLNVRDPHSLQLIMDSLRYWVTEMHVDGFRFDLASTLARELHDVDRLATFFDLVQQDPVVSQVKLIAEPWDVGEGGYQVGNFPPLWTEWNGKYRDTVRDFWRGEPATLGEFASRLTGSSDLYANNGRRPTASINFVTAHDGFTLNDLVSYNEKHNDANGEDGRDGESHNRSWNCGVEGPTDDPEIRQLRAQQRRNFLTTLLLSQGTPMLAHGDEMARTQQGNNNVYCQDNELAWMNWEQVEENADLISFTRRLLRIRSNHPVFRRRRFLAGGPLGSDVRDRDIAWLVPNGTLMTQDDWDFAFGKSLQVFFNGDAIEEPDERGQKIRDESFILMFNAHFEPIEFTLPPEHFGMKWKLLVDTTEAIGYPLEELTIEAGGTLTVPARSTMLLRQVEAPDYTKLDAKIALEKEEAALAAEREAADAAAALRQAAQDAETVEEEAAQQHSQPPAEEDAAEGTEAPDSEDENAVAEIPAETAEAPAEATETEAEADAETEVPAEEEAASAEKEAAERAEAQEFKRLRNDAAVADDYDSPRKEK; from the coding sequence ATGACAACAACGAGCGATCACAAGTATTCCGTGTGGCCTGGCGACGCCTATCCTTTGGGCTCTACCTATGACGGCGCCGGTACAAATTTTGCGATCTTCTCCGATATCGCTGACCGTGTTGAGCTGTGTCTTCTTGATGAAAACAATAATGAAATTCGCATCAATCTAGAAGAACGCGACGCCCATATTTGGCACTGCTATTTGCCTGGTGTGCAACCAGGCCAGCGCTATGGCTACCGAGTCCATGGACCCTGGAATCCAGATCAGGGCCAGCGCTGCGATCCTAATAAGCTGCTGGTGGATCCCTACGCTCGCGCTTTTGATGGCGCATTTGATGGACACCCATCACTGTTTTCCTATGACATCACCAATCCTGAAGACCCCAATGGTCGCAATACTGAGGACAGTATTGACCACACCATGAAGTCTGTGGTGGTTAATCCTTTCTTCGACTGGGGCAATGACCGCTCCCCTCGCAAGCCTTATCATGAGACCGTCATTTATGAGGCTCATGTCAAGGGCATGACCATGACACACCCCGATGTTCCGGAAGAACTCCGCGGTACCTACGCAGGCCTTTCCCACCCTGCCATCATTGATTATTTAGTGGATTTGGGTGTCACTGCCATTGAACTCATGCCAGTGCACCAGTTCCTCCAGGATGATCGCCTGCGTGAACTTGGGTTGCGCAACTACTGGGGTTATAACTCCTTTGGATTTTTTGCACCTTATAACGATTACGCCGCCAATAAAGCTCCCGGTGGCGCAGTAGCAGAGTTCAAGGGCTTAGTGCGATCCTTCCACGAAGCGGGCATCGAAGTTATTTTGGACGTGGTTTATAACCACACCGCTGAAGGCAACCATATGGGCCCCACCATCGCATTTCGCGGTATTGACAATGAGGCCTACTACCGCCTGGTTGAGGGCGATAAGCGCCACTACATGGACTACACCGGCACCGGTAACTCCCTCAATGTGCGCGATCCTCACTCCCTGCAATTGATTATGGATTCCCTGCGTTATTGGGTTACCGAAATGCACGTGGACGGCTTCCGTTTCGACTTGGCATCTACCCTCGCCCGTGAGCTCCATGACGTTGACCGCCTTGCTACCTTCTTCGACCTCGTCCAGCAGGACCCAGTAGTTTCCCAGGTCAAGCTCATTGCCGAGCCATGGGATGTGGGTGAAGGCGGCTACCAGGTTGGCAACTTCCCACCACTGTGGACCGAATGGAATGGTAAATACCGCGATACAGTGCGTGATTTCTGGCGCGGTGAGCCCGCTACCTTGGGCGAATTTGCTTCCAGATTGACCGGTTCTTCTGACCTTTATGCCAATAATGGTCGCCGTCCAACTGCCTCTATTAACTTTGTCACGGCCCATGATGGTTTTACCCTCAATGACCTGGTCAGTTATAACGAGAAGCACAATGATGCCAATGGTGAAGATGGTCGCGATGGCGAATCCCACAACCGTTCTTGGAACTGTGGTGTGGAGGGCCCAACCGACGATCCTGAGATCAGGCAGCTGCGCGCCCAACAGCGTCGCAACTTCCTCACCACTCTCCTGCTTTCCCAGGGCACGCCAATGTTGGCGCATGGTGACGAGATGGCACGTACCCAGCAAGGCAACAACAACGTCTACTGCCAGGACAATGAACTGGCGTGGATGAACTGGGAACAGGTGGAAGAAAACGCTGACCTTATCAGCTTCACTCGCCGTTTGCTGCGCATCCGCTCCAACCACCCTGTATTCCGCCGTCGTCGCTTCTTGGCTGGTGGCCCTTTGGGTAGCGATGTACGCGATCGTGACATTGCATGGTTGGTCCCCAACGGCACTTTGATGACCCAAGATGACTGGGACTTTGCTTTTGGTAAGTCCCTACAGGTCTTCTTCAATGGCGATGCCATTGAAGAGCCCGATGAGCGTGGCCAGAAGATTCGTGATGAATCCTTCATCCTCATGTTCAATGCGCACTTTGAACCCATCGAGTTCACCCTGCCTCCTGAGCACTTTGGTATGAAGTGGAAGCTGCTGGTTGATACCACCGAAGCAATTGGCTACCCGCTGGAAGAACTCACCATCGAAGCCGGTGGCACCTTGACCGTGCCAGCACGTTCGACCATGTTGCTGCGTCAGGTTGAAGCTCCTGATTACACCAAGCTTGATGCCAAAATTGCTTTGGAAAAGGAAGAAGCAGCTTTGGCAGCTGAGCGCGAAGCAGCCGATGCTGCTGCAGCTTTGCGTCAAGCCGCACAAGATGCGGAAACTGTGGAAGAGGAAGCGGCTCAGCAGCATTCTCAACCTCCAGCGGAGGAAGACGCTGCTGAAGGTACTGAGGCTCCTGATTCTGAGGATGAGAATGCAGTAGCAGAAATACCTGCGGAGACTGCAGAAGCTCCAGCTGAAGCGACGGAGACAGAGGCAGAGGCAGACGCTGAAACCGAAGTTCCTGCAGAAGAAGAAGCAGCAAGCGCCGAAAAGGAAGCTGCTGAACGCGCCGAGGCGCAAGAATTTAAGCGCCTGCGCAATGATGCTGCAGTAGCCGATGATTACGATTCTCCGCGTAAAGAGAAGTAA
- a CDS encoding winged helix-turn-helix transcriptional regulator, with amino-acid sequence MNPQAGQNSRETALGFVQEEHIQGATVTDIRSAKRKNHIATSGNPFMKNCPSRDLLDTISDKWAVLILLSIADGPLRNGEIKEQVEGITAKMLTQRLGVLMEDGLVTRTSHPVVPPRVDYQLTELGESVIEPCRAMYSWAVNNVSEVEAYRTA; translated from the coding sequence ATGAACCCCCAAGCTGGACAGAATTCTCGCGAGACCGCCCTCGGTTTTGTACAAGAGGAGCACATCCAGGGCGCAACTGTTACCGATATTCGGAGCGCCAAAAGGAAAAATCACATAGCTACCTCCGGCAATCCCTTTATGAAAAACTGTCCGAGCCGCGATCTGCTGGACACCATTAGTGATAAATGGGCCGTGTTGATTTTGCTGAGCATCGCAGACGGCCCGCTACGCAATGGCGAGATCAAAGAGCAGGTCGAGGGCATCACTGCCAAGATGCTCACCCAGCGCCTTGGTGTGCTGATGGAAGACGGTTTGGTAACTCGAACCTCCCATCCAGTGGTGCCACCTCGGGTGGATTATCAGCTCACTGAGCTTGGAGAATCAGTTATCGAGCCCTGCCGTGCGATGTATTCCTGGGCGGTTAACAACGTTTCAGAAGTTGAGGCTTACCGCACGGCTTAA
- the hisB gene encoding imidazoleglycerol-phosphate dehydratase HisB: MTPRIGRASRTTSESDISVEINLDGSGKVDIDTGLPFFDHMLTAFGVHGSFDLKVHAKGDIEIDAHHTVEDTAIVLGQALLDAIGDKKGIRRFASCQLPMDEALVESVVDISGRPYFVITGEPDHMITSVIGGHYATVINEHFFETLALNSRITLHVICHYGRDPHHITEAEYKAVARALRGAVEMDPRQTGIPSTKGAL, translated from the coding sequence ATGACCCCTCGAATTGGTCGCGCTTCCCGCACCACTAGTGAGTCTGATATTTCCGTTGAAATTAACCTCGATGGCAGCGGAAAAGTAGATATTGATACTGGCTTGCCATTTTTTGATCACATGCTTACCGCTTTTGGTGTGCATGGCAGCTTTGACCTGAAAGTTCATGCCAAGGGGGATATCGAAATTGATGCCCACCACACGGTAGAAGACACCGCGATTGTATTAGGCCAAGCCTTGCTTGATGCCATTGGTGATAAGAAGGGCATCCGACGCTTCGCTTCTTGCCAATTGCCAATGGATGAGGCGTTGGTGGAATCCGTGGTGGATATTTCCGGACGCCCCTACTTTGTGATCACTGGTGAACCAGATCATATGATCACCTCAGTTATCGGCGGACACTATGCCACCGTGATTAATGAGCATTTCTTTGAAACCTTGGCACTAAACTCTCGGATCACCCTGCATGTGATCTGCCACTATGGTCGCGATCCACACCACATCACTGAGGCGGAATACAAGGCTGTAGCTCGCGCCCTCCGGGGAGCAGTGGAGATGGACCCTCGCCAAACTGGTATCCCATCCACGAAGGGTGCGCTTTAG
- a CDS encoding YbjN domain-containing protein — MTDSNSSTFDASFPTPVDLDRVRNIFHTLPYHFIDDDDRVLVPQSQHFSTVYFSDEASLCLSVLSQIRMPLEMFTINEVARAITLWNAEYLGATALLHMTDEGSIEVRFRCSISVEEGLGVQQLEKFLTSALGATEMAVNFMIERFGDLLINGKGADELREVQDVILSSQEIPGLLVPMDINAEAEEYEDFQEDDDVESEHQIQAVTLKRVNDLLVEKGISFTTGDKEFLGAWINEVFIGFVVDNGPTLVIKGDWDPNLDPARDFMKVFMTCNQHNERALLTKAFCHENSDGLQVRVEFSIVVGEGLSTIQLRRNIDLAIHHILMAIDTLSREITGETAVNWPLED, encoded by the coding sequence GTGACTGATAGCAATTCCAGCACTTTTGATGCCTCCTTCCCCACTCCAGTTGATCTGGATCGGGTGAGGAATATTTTCCACACTTTGCCTTATCACTTCATTGATGATGATGACCGTGTGTTGGTTCCCCAATCCCAGCATTTCAGCACGGTCTATTTCAGCGATGAGGCTAGCTTGTGTCTTAGCGTCCTTTCCCAAATTCGTATGCCTTTGGAAATGTTCACTATTAATGAGGTAGCGCGTGCCATCACTTTGTGGAATGCCGAATATCTCGGGGCCACTGCACTGCTGCATATGACTGATGAAGGCAGCATTGAGGTACGCTTTCGCTGCAGTATCAGCGTCGAAGAAGGACTCGGTGTCCAGCAATTAGAAAAGTTCCTCACCAGCGCTTTGGGAGCCACCGAGATGGCGGTGAACTTTATGATCGAGCGCTTTGGGGATCTGCTCATTAATGGAAAAGGCGCCGATGAGCTCCGCGAAGTCCAGGATGTGATCCTTAGTTCCCAAGAAATTCCAGGTCTTTTAGTTCCCATGGATATTAACGCTGAAGCGGAAGAATATGAAGACTTCCAGGAGGATGATGACGTGGAATCTGAACACCAAATACAGGCCGTCACCCTCAAGCGTGTTAATGACCTCCTCGTTGAAAAAGGAATCTCATTCACCACGGGAGATAAGGAATTCCTGGGTGCATGGATCAATGAGGTCTTCATTGGTTTTGTGGTGGACAATGGCCCCACCTTGGTGATCAAAGGAGATTGGGATCCCAATCTTGATCCCGCCCGCGATTTCATGAAAGTGTTCATGACCTGCAATCAGCACAATGAACGCGCCTTGTTAACCAAGGCATTTTGCCATGAAAACAGCGATGGCCTGCAGGTAAGAGTGGAGTTTTCCATTGTGGTTGGTGAAGGCTTGAGCACCATACAGCTACGCCGCAATATTGACCTAGCAATTCACCACATCTTGATGGCAATTGACACTTTAAGTAGGGAAATCACCGGGGAAACTGCGGTTAATTGGCCTCTTGAAGATTAA
- the hisH gene encoding imidazole glycerol phosphate synthase subunit HisH — MTKTVALLDYGSGNLRSAQRALERAGAEVIVTSDPDIATNADGLLVPGVGAFDACMKGLNAVYGHRIIGQRLAGGRPVMGICVGMQILFEEGEEHGIKAAGCGEWPGKVEKLQTKILPHMGWNTVEVPTGSDMFAGLSADERFYFVHSYGVRKWTLETDDLTTPPKVTWSQHEDDRFVAAVENGALWATQFHPEKSGDAGAQLLRNWISYI; from the coding sequence ATGACCAAAACCGTCGCCCTTCTCGACTATGGATCCGGTAATCTCCGCTCCGCCCAGCGTGCCCTTGAACGCGCTGGTGCCGAGGTTATCGTGACCTCCGATCCTGATATCGCAACCAACGCCGATGGCCTTTTGGTCCCCGGCGTTGGAGCATTTGATGCTTGTATGAAAGGCCTCAATGCCGTTTATGGGCATCGAATTATCGGGCAGCGACTTGCCGGCGGACGTCCTGTAATGGGCATCTGCGTTGGCATGCAGATCCTTTTTGAAGAGGGCGAAGAGCACGGTATTAAGGCAGCAGGTTGTGGCGAATGGCCTGGAAAAGTTGAAAAGCTACAGACCAAAATCCTGCCGCACATGGGCTGGAATACCGTTGAGGTGCCCACCGGCTCTGATATGTTCGCAGGTCTTAGCGCAGATGAACGCTTCTACTTTGTGCACTCCTATGGTGTGCGCAAGTGGACTTTAGAAACTGATGACCTCACCACACCTCCAAAGGTGACGTGGAGCCAGCACGAAGATGACCGCTTTGTAGCGGCAGTAGAAAATGGGGCATTGTGGGCTACCCAATTCCACCCCGAAAAGTCCGGCGATGCCGGCGCGCAATTGCTGCGCAACTGGATTAGCTATATCTAA